One genomic window of Tachypleus tridentatus isolate NWPU-2018 chromosome 12, ASM421037v1, whole genome shotgun sequence includes the following:
- the LOC143235195 gene encoding kielin/chordin-like protein, which yields MRLLKSVSAHVRVLVLTTLLMKIVEPSKPGGTPHHIRSTRELNILKELNINTTLRGVSETNGPIPWLPSWRLHSGMNHVQVPKMATKVFFQNLKESFSVFFVFKPNVKSIATLLSIHIPGKTSPLLSLTINPRSKKLVFSYMAQRSLTFPQVRPNLRAEKSDSIQQSRVHGQVVHLDFPIPRDYLREWMWLSVSANSSTLVVFINCLNESYRELKRPPSFNFRDDSLIYFRQEPGMKRKFLGPIQVARLFTTQLTTRPWICSTEGAPMLSDIMLRDQTSPNGCDVQTTRLRDEVHYLQDVTLTLRKEKRDLVHRIDHLLELCVCKAQCMYDGNIYVEGEQIYPDPCTVCECQGGRVTCRILTNRPECVDPCISNPCINGGHCHGKLGNRNFSCDCPPMYTGKHCEFHINCCVYPRTDGACVEEEMRWYFNIVNNQCEKVIYSGCGVSPNNFLTLSECEHTCRYGACCFRSKGLPKVTEPVKPYVECKPHTFDECQRLHLEEIEYEVVAFHPGATCNQEECNPLPVGFV from the exons AGCTCAATATTTTGAAAGAATTAAATATCAACACCACCTTACGAGGAGTGAGTGAAACTAATGGACCTATACCCTGGCTACCATCTTGGCGCTTACATTCCGGAATGAACCATGTTCAGGTTCCAAAGATGGCGACTAAGGtcttttttcaaaatttgaaggAATCCTTTTCCGTTTTTTTCGTCTTCAAGCCAAACGTGAAGAGCATAGCTACATTGTTAAGCATACACATACCGGGCAAAACGTCACCGCTGTTGAGTTTGACCATTAACCCGCGATCGAAAAAATTGGTGTTTTCATATATGGCCCAAAGGTCATTGACCTTTCCACAGGTCAGACCAAATTTAAGAGCTGAAAAAAGCGACAGCATCCAACAAAGTCGCGTTCATGGCCAAGTTGTTCACCTGGATTTCCCTATACCTCGAGACTACCTCCGTGAATGGATGTGGTTAAGCGTGTCTGCTAACAGCTCTACCTTGGTGGTCTTTATTAACTGTCTCAATGAATCCTACAGAGAACTGAAACGACCTCCGAGTTTTAACTTTCGTGATGACTCACTCATATACTTCAGACAAGAACCaggaatgaaaagaaaatttttg gGGCCAATTCAGGTGGCGCGTCTATTTACGACACAACTGACAACTCGGCCTTGGATCTGTTCGACCGAAGGCGCGCCGATGCTATCAG ATATAATGCTGAGGGATCAAACATCTCCAAACGGATGTGATGTTCAGACTACCAGATTAAGAGATGAGGTCCACTATCTTCAAGATGTAACACTCACCCTAAGAAAAGAG AAAAGGGATCTTGTTCATCGTATTGACCATCTTTTAGAGCTTTGTGTTTGTAAAGCCCAGTGTATGTATGATGGAAATATTTATGTTGAAGGAGAACAAATTTACCCAGATCCGTGTACTGTGTGTGAGTGCCAA GGAGGAAGAGTAACATGTAGGATTTTAACAAATCGACCTGAATGTGTAGATCCTTGCATCTCAAATCCATGTATAAATGGAGGACACTGTCATGGAAAACTTGGGAATAGAAACTTTTCCTGTGATTGCCCACCGATGTATACTGGGAAACACTGTGAGTTTCACATAAATTGTTGTGTTTATCCAAGGACTGATGGAGCATGCGTTGAGGAGGAAATGCGATGGTACTTCAATATTGTAAACAACCAATGTGAAAAAGTTATTTATTCTG gaTGTGGTGTTTCACCCAACAATTTTTTGACACTCTCAGAATGTGAACATACATGTAGATATGGAGCTTGTTGCTTCAGAAGTAAAGGTCTTCCCAAAGTTACTGAACCTGTAAAGCCTTATGTGGAATGCAAG CCACACACATTTGACGAGTGTCAGCGGCTGCACCTTGAGGAAATTGAATATGAAGTTGTTGCATTCCATCCAGGTGCCACTTGCAACCAAGAAGAATGCAATCCTTTGCCAGTTGGTTTTGTATAA